The Cydia pomonella isolate Wapato2018A chromosome 9, ilCydPomo1, whole genome shotgun sequence sequence TGCTTTGCGTACGTGTCTTTGTAGAGTTTAGATTTAGACTGGATTTAGATGAAGCTATACATCATGGACTTTAAGTTAAATGGTTTCGGAGCGTGTTAATGGTGAAATATCgttggtattttattttgttgacgGTAGAAGTGGCACGCACATAATGTTAGTGGCAGCTAGGCTAGTGCGATTGAATGAATAAAGTATCCCTCTCTTCAAAATAAATGGATGTGGGTATCATATTCGGACGAGCTTAACACATTTCGTCCACATACGAGGGTTGCTACGAAAGTAGTTAACtgctccggctctactcatgcgattacaatattatttatatcattgTAAGGGATATTTTAATGCTAATTATgaccatgattttttttactgaacTCTTTTGTATGGACTTAGAAattactaagaaaaaaacggcaatttttccactattaaataaatttcgtatttaaatatttgaaaatcgaACTTAAATTTTCCCGGGACTAATTATTTGGGTTTTTCCAATCGTCGTTCGGTCGTTCTGCTATTTCCAATGTataattgataaataattttatatgttaaCGCACATTTTTTTTGAATATCTGAAATGACTACTTTTGATGAAATGAATTTCATTATTGAGACCTATAAGTCACAATTATATGTTTACTCCATCAAAATGTTTCTACGTAATTAGAAGCACCTAAAAAAtctattatgtttttaaattatttaataatgtttataaaatgATACCACATAATGGAGTCTCAATTAGCACGTAGAAGACGTCACCTCTATAAGTACTGAAATATCCCTCACAATGGTATAAtagatatacatacttacaacttttcacctcagtagtaagaacatattaaaggttaaaaaaaatcaacatcaagtaaagttaaccacatttatttacattcatgaatgaaaggcatcatcattatgacgaaagctttgtctccctggagtgacgaaagtatgcttgttcgagctgctgaggtgaaaataatattataatcgcATGAGAAGAGTCGGAGCAGCTACCAACTTTCGTAGCAGCCCTCGTTTAAAGTCCGGCCTATGAATGTTTTTTCAATATGTCCTCTTGGTGACCTTACACGTTTGATCAATATAGTTCAATAGTGATCTGGAAAATCAATATCTTAGACTTAAGTTTCTATACAAAACTCTACGCTGGAAATCCAGTCCTATGTAACAATAAGATCCCACCatatagaccagcggttgaacaaaaatgggtttcgataatattaaagttttttcttttttgatatgtcattgggagtatgttaaataatactttggtaaaaagttagaaattttaaggttgagctttcggttatatttaaatattttaatttttgctaataactaagtaaatatagaattaaagttacagaaaactttagcatatcgaataacacttcaatttatgtacaattttcagtttttagaaatctggaacagctgctttctggtaaacgtaaaaacacgagttattttgtaaatatagaattagagttgctgatattgcaaaattacgatattatcgatcaacttagtattctagtaaaaagttagacatgtagacaatgtgcttgtctagatattgatttcaggttaagcagtatagctaatattgaattaaagtttgtagagttaataataatcgatcatcaacaatgatctcagttactaaacaaaaatttagaaatataaaatcacggcgacactcattactgatatgtatgcattccttgcttatataaatacgttacgtttcaaacgcgcggcaagtttgcgcgcgccgcgcgctgtggcaggaggcagcgaacaacggtagtggggagcggggtgcccttgactgcgtctacggtccatcaaaaaaattcctaaatcgtgttttaaattgatagcaatagaaaattgttattttgttggtattgcccgcggtttcgttcacgtagaattcgttatcgcgttacatgaatattatttatttatttaaactttattgcacaaacaaaaaaaaacacaaatggcggacttgatgccaaaaggcattctctaccagtcaaccattgggtcaaatagagacaaaaaaaaaacacattcccatacagatgaccacccttccttgtaccattttaaaagccagttgcagcttttctttcccgatttttttcagatgtttggacttggtattttcctcgcgatagttatttgttttaaggggaattgtttttaaccgctaatgctaatattgataaccgatagttatatagagatacgttataaggtatgtgcaccctcatgttatttatttctgataagaaataaatgtaagacaaaattcacagtgatacatttcaagtaggttgccttgtaagattgcgtacggatagtttttttgtttgttatttcatcgtatgatatatcaaatgaaagcttatttgaaagttgccgtatttaaaaagttggtccagttaatggtcgcctagattaaccgatttttatataaaatgtaggcaaccatggactggaccaacttgttaaaaaggcaacttagtacagttagtaatatagtacctgggcgaccgagctttgctcggttataactatttattgtaatatggtggtgataatgtacataaacttaaaaagtaaaatgtcaactgacaattattattatttacaatcgattttaaccttacagcacttgtcacagagtaacgccatctattgtcgatttctcttattacataggtcatttttttttactaaattaaacttgtgtaaaacaataaaaattaaaaaattatatataaacttgaacatataaaaaaaaacaaaagttagtcaccgggcgagattcgaacccgtaacactcgtttagcagtccgcgtcttaacccgctggaccagacggacagtggccggcaacacgaaattagtgaccatattctgcgtcgaaagaaaaacgcatgaaaactcgaaaacacgcgttttcccaaacataagactaatctagatagattgtatacccccaaaaacccctatataccaaatttcagcgaaatcgttagaaccgtttccgagatcacagaaatataattatatatatatacaagaattgctcgtttaaaggtataagataaaataacttttcttttgatatatcatgtgacgttttcgtttacacactaaaatcacagtgtaaaaagtaacagtgggccgacgcctttgatgtttgcgtaaatgccgacaccgctcaaggtctccgtacctacctagggttatcacagacttacacaactgcccaaaagaggatggaaatgtttttaattttcatgttgtatgatgtatgtgtactaattttacaaatgacgtccattttggaaataaagatggcggacgtcacttttttgaaaaagtcgtcatgggtgttgttttctgggtttttaggggtgtggatttcaaaaatggcatctattttgaaaataaatatggcggacgctactttttgaaatgggtgtcgatgtgtgtagccgtgatatcaaccacctttaattctaaaatggtctctatttttgaaatctgcaccaacaagaagcgccaaaattgacgtcatttttgtaattggaaccccgaggaacctcggagatgacacccatatcgacttttaagaaaaattaatgtccgccatcttggatttcaaaatgaacgtcattttcgtaatcggaatcccgaggaacctcggagatgacacccatatcgacttttaagaaaaaataatttccgccatcttggatttcaaaatagaacgtcattttcgtaatcggaatccccgaggaacctcggatatgacacccatatctatttttaagaaaaaataatttccgccatcttggatttcaaaatgaacgtcattttcgtaatcggatccccgaggaacctcggagatgacacccatatcgatttttaagaaaaattaatgtccgccatcttggatttcaaaatagacgtcattttcgtaatcggaatcccgaggaacctcggatatgacacccatatcgacttaagaaaaaataatttccgccatcttggatttcaaaatgaacgtcattttcgtaatcggatccccgaggaacctcggagatgacacccatatcgatttttaagaaaaaataatgttcgccatcttggattgcaaaatggacgtcattttcgtaatcggaacctcgaagaacctcggagatgatacccataccgatttttaagaaaaatgaatgtccgccatcttgggttccataatggatgtcattttcgtaatcggcaccctgaggactttcaaaaataatgaaaacatcaaatactacatgatacatatacaaacagaagcaagaaacaatttcttgctttttaaagtcttaaactactcataatttcttaaaataagttataaaacatgtccgccattttgaatttgaaaattgatatcataattatgatatatttttgtttacactgagacaaataattagcacatgtcgtatgaaatattttaattgtgtgtttttttttatttatttttatactacgtcggtggcaaacaagcatacggcctgcctgatggtaagcagtatccgtaacctatgtacgcctgcaactccagaggatttacatgcgcgttgccgaccctaacaccctcccacccctcgttgagctctggcaaccttactcaccggcaggaacacaacactatgagtagggtctagtgttatttggctgcgattttctgtaaggtggaggtacttccccagttgggttctgctctagatctggaatgacatccgctgtgctgtgccctaccacacagagccagatgacatttacaatgcccatacctctcttataatgcctgtgctaaaaatgtgattgcgaactacctgcaataactatacagtacctgggcgaccgagctttgctcggttataactaactatttattgtaatatggtggtgtataggtgataatcttaactacattcttttactaaattaaacttgtctaaaacaataaaaattaaaaaattatatataaaattgaacatataaaaaaaaaacaaaagttagtcaccaggcgagattcgaacccgtaacactcgtttagcagtccgcgtcttaacccgctggaccagacggacagtggccggcaacacgaaattagcgaccatattctgcgtcgaaagaaaaacgcatgaaaactcgaaaacacgcgttttcccaaacataagactaatctagatcgattgtttacccccaaaaacccccatataccaaatttcagcaaaatcgttagagccgtttccgagatcccggaaatatatatatacaagaattgctcgtttaaaggtataagataattaggcattaaaacactcgtgtgatctttttaagaaactcacttcgttcgtttcctaagcccacactcgtgtattttaatgccttttattatgtagcagtaacataaactactaatatatgttgaaagtaagtacaggcggctaacacaatggtaacaaaagacaaaagttttgaaaatgtaattttcatcatcgtcacttggctgtacatttgagggcctatcgcgaaccacgttcgacgtgttacctctctgtcgcacttgtaaattcgtacgtaagtatgacagggagacaacacgtcgaacgtggttcgcggtaagccctctgatgccacctccattagtcttttgtacgccggtatagccttcgactcaatgtataatctacactttttatggaaacgtagttcctccttcccgtagaaatatttaactttcccatcaccaagaaagattatttgctcgcattaactgctcaattcctcgttttttctctgttactaagtcagtacagtacagtacacatatcaaacatttttcactcattttgaagtcataataacttttattctataattaaattcatgtaatgtccgcatctaatttatgtgcacgataaacaaacaaatgaatgatttgaaagaaaagacaaacagcgcttgcgaagctgagcggggggcgcgggcggggcgaggtgtctatcgctcactaggtcggctacgataggctcccgcgcgccgagccgacatgttgacggaccagcgcggcgtggttatgaatttcgcgcctttttaagttgattttactattacaatgcaagctacacacagatatttctacctttccataaaatggctgcatatattattttatagtaatagacttatctctacggactttaattcaatattagatcttacaggacaaaaaacgcatattaattgtaaagcacatatcctattcttctaattttttgccttgcctattaacttaagaatttagatatgatattgtggatttttcaaactttaattcaatattgacaaaataataagctaatttgagtttgacaaagtagcacgttgattttttttctaaaaatttgatagcataaagcctcatacatattataaaagacgatgcttaaattttgtactttaattcaatattcaaaattcatcaataaaaatacataaataccttatttatatctaacgctcgttctaaattttcttcatatattacaaatatgcttaaaaatatgtcccataccagataaacatcacttttcactctttagaattatcgaaacttatagggcaaaaatccggtcccactattggtctaataTTCCACAGTTGACCGAGGTAAAGTTCACGTCACGTGAACAACAACTCTCAACTATTTAACCCTTTATAGACACTTAGATAAAGCAAAAATGACCACCTGTAACGAGTAAcaacattttttgtatttttttcttatgcaaAATTTTTAGGACAACAGGAAAGGGTTAAATCCTTACTTTACTTTTAGACATAAAGGAAATCGGGACAGATCGGAATTGACAATTATTTTCCCTtctttatgaatttaaaaatatatcaagaTTTACGCTGATTAAGACAACGCGCCTGCACTTTATTTACGTAAAGAATACTCGGCTTTCAAAAACCATTCTTGACTCTTTGCAATAAAGCCTCAATTACCTTATATCACCATGCAGATCCTGAATGACAACGTAAACAACAACAATGGATAACACTTACTCGAATCAGCGGGTACGTGTGCACAATCTTCTCCACTGGCGCCCCGGGGGCTGCTTCATCCGCCATCTCCAAGAACCAGAAAAATCACAACACAACGAACGAAATGCACAGACGAGTGAATCGGCTCGAGTCTCCCCACTGTTTACGTGTTGCCTTGACGACCGACGGAGGCGGGAATCGCGCGATTGATTTTTCTCACCGACGCGGATGCGGCCAGCCTTGCTCTGTCATAGACCAAGTTCATTCGTAATTCAGTTGGGCTCTTTATAAATCgtgtaatttaagttttttgtttaCTCGATTTCATTGAAATGAGTAAAGATAgagaaatattaataaatttaactttttatctGCAGCAAGAGCTTGTTATGGACGTTAGGTTcattgataatttaaattcgcactcttttaatcattttaaattCCTATTTCatctcaaaatttcaaaatctaCTTACCTCATTTCACAAATAGGTATTCATTGAATTTGGCGGGTTTAAATGTCATTTCCGTATCCGCATATAAACTACTTCCGGTATAGACTGTTCCAGCTCATTTTTAAACCGCCAAATCATCAAAGTTATGAAAATTtcagaaatttcataataaCATCTTACagagagcgtgcatgaactgtaggaggcagcacaggagccgtcagatttttggcgcgaggcgtaactgtgatgtttattgttccgatgtagcccacaagatggcagaacctactatgcacaagaaaacgcgtgtcgtgtaaatgtacatgtttatggttccgattcaggccacaagatggcagaccttccatcgcgcacggtccctactaaaacgtagtgattatatgctctttggtcccTACAGCCTGTCACTGTCAGTTTGAAATGTGATGGATTGCTGGACTGAATCGTCTGTCTATATGcaaaacgtaaaaaatattatgtgagGTGATTATTTGGCTATTCAGGAAATAATCTAAACTTCTAACTAGTACTAAGAAATGGCGTCTCGCTTCAGCGGTGCCCTCCAGCTCACCGATCTCGACGATTTCATTACTCCGTCGCAGGTAACCTGTAACTTCCTTTTTCACTGTTTTTTATTCACCTTGGTACTTCATGATTAAGAGCTAGTATGTTGTATCTACTTATTTAACTACAGTATTATACCTGCAGGCGGTATGGGTCACAGGACCCGcagtttcatttaatttatatttgaaatttgtTAGTAAAGACCCACAAAGAAGTTTTAGTTTGGGACTTctatttaggtaaaaaaaaaactgttcatCGTTAGTCGACTATAATTTTAACGAGATAATATATTAGATTTTAATATTGATTGGTTTCAAAGTTgcagaatattttatttctaattacGGAAATTATAGACACTGAACCAAACAGAAACACCTAATATTTTTTCCAACACACATTAGCAGATGTAATGTTTGcaaacacattattattttttaagttcagGGTTCGTTGttgttaaaatatttctacTTGTTTTCCTTTTTCACCAGGAATGCATAAAACCAGTAAAGATTGAGAAGCCAAAAACTAAAACTGGTTCGAAAATCAAGATAGGGGCAGATGGATACTTTGATATCAGTGAAGGGAGAGAGCAGAAGCTTCAAAAGGTGGAGATCACCTTGGCTGACTGTCTCGCCTGCAGCGGATGTATCACTTCAGCGGAGAGTGTATTAGTCACCCGGCAGAGTCAGGAGGAGTTGctaaagtaagtaataaaaaaagtgtttgaAGTGCTTCACACAGTTCACACACCTTAATTCACTAACTGAAACCAATATGTAGAAGTAAAAGTACCAAAATGTAGAAGTGAGGTGCGGATGTGTCTACCATGTCTAATGTATAGCTGCATCACTGTTGTTATATGCTGAATTAAGTAAGGTGTGTCCAAAACAAGTGTGTAGAACACAATGCAAAACTCTTGACTCTACCTCATGCTTAAACCTTGAACGGGGAGACAAGTATCAGAAATTACAGAAATTTGAATCCTGTCATattgaaatgaagtttaaaaaCTTGTTATAGGGTGGTAATTTTTGCCATATAATATTGAAGTTTGCCCATTAAAGGGTTAATTAATATTTCTATATGTGTCAATATAgtggtaattattttaatctAAATGAACTAAGTTATTGTTTTATCTTGCTTAGGTATATTTTCAATGATATAGTTAAGTTTAAAGTtataaagtttaattataaattattcattacatTTTCTATGTtaacactaacaaaataaaatgaacacTAAGAGCTTGTTGCCCAATGGTATAGTTTTTGCACTATAGACTGTATGATTGTTACAGTAATATAGAAAATCCAATGTATAATATAAACTTACAGGTTTAGCCTAGtcttaaagttaataaaatagaattaggattaagtaagtaaataaattaggttttattgtaattatacttatgattgtaaattataattttaatattgattgtaattacatgttatacttagtataataaatttagtgaaaattgaatttaaatgaaatgtatcataattaattatatttatctttgAATAATTACaacaattttcataaaattgttttgtaataatatttatataaataagctaTAGATATAGTTAAACTATCAAAATGTaccgtataaaataataatatgtcaactgagataaacccgaaaaacTCCGTGAGGAAGGAGCGGTACCTCCTAACACAAGTATTGCTATACTTACCAGGAGGTATCCATTACCAATATTGTTTAACTTGTACTAGATACCATATAAactatttagattttttgattttgataataTAACATGTGCCAGACATATCTAGTGGTAAACACATACATTGTGTACAAACAATGTCACATAGTAATATATATTGCCACCTTCCCATACAATGCAACATTGTATGCAGCATACTCCACCAACCAGACACCAGGGCCTAATGTAAGAACTCAGTCTACTGAACTATGTATTTCAGGGTGTTCTCCGAACGCAAACACACAGACAGCAAAGGCGTGACCCAAGATGTGAGCGTGATAGTGATCTCACTTTCTCCGCAACCCGTGTTGTCGCTCGCCGCGCGCTACAAGCTCGAACCCGAAGAGGCGGCTAGCAGATTAGCAGGTATGCTTGTGGTACATGTCTACTTAGGCAACACAGACAGCAAGACATGATTGTGATCTCACTGTCGCTACAACCCCTGTTGTCGTTCGCACACACTACAAACTGAAGAGGTGGCTAGTGGGTTAGCggtaatttattttctgatttgTTGTggtaaaacaatttcaatagaatagaataagtATTTTTAGAACTAGTTCTTAGGTTTTGACTGGTTAGAAGTGGCTTTTCGAGACTTCCTCTTAGATTCTGATTCTGCTTATTaactgcaaaattgcatggaatatatgaatttattgtaattttgcGCAGTCGTAACTACGCCCATTCGAATCTCGCAATATTCTTTTCCATTTTGTGACAGCAAAACAATTTTGCAGGTTACTTCAAGAAGCTAGGTGCAGACTTGGTCTTAGACATGACTGTGGCTGAAGACCTGGTGCTGCTTGAAGCGCAGCAGGAGTTCCTCCAGCGGTATCAGAACCAGCAGCACGAGCCCACGGCGCGTCATCTACCCATGCTGGCCAGCTCCTGCCCAGGTACTTAAGGCAAATATCACTCATAGATGGCTCGACAAATCAATGACACATTAAATGGAGCATGCAGATGACTCGATAACACATATTGGCGTTTACAATGTACGTATAACTGCCCGAGATCAACTTTCCTCGCGTGGCTGCTCCCTCTATGTACCTATTCCTATTGTGTTTAAGACGCAAACATGGGCTATTGTAATCTGGTGCAGAATGCAAAGCAGGAAAACGGCTCGCTACACAATACAAGAGCTAAACTAAAAGAGCAACGAGCGAAAGAGATAGAAGAGCGTCTATGAATGGTGACCTACGACGCATGCTTATGACGCTTTACAAAGCGAAATCTATAGGCGACGTCCATAATTGTAGGTTACTTAAAACCGTAACATATACTTGCACAGGAATAAGACTGCAGTCGCGTCCATTAAGtttatgaacattttttttcacaggCTGGGTATGCTACGCCGAAAAGACCCACGGCTCCTTCATCCTCCCCCACATCTCGACCACCAAGTCCCCTCAGCAGACCATGGGCTCACTCGTGAAGCAGCTCCTCGCGCGGCGCCGCGAGGTGAGCCCCGGCGCGGTGTACCACGTCACGGTGATGCCGTGCTATGACAAGAAGCTCGAGGCGTCCAGGGACGACTTCTATAGCGACCTCACCAACTGCCATGACGTCGACTGTGTCATTACTGCCAGTGAGTTAATTGGTTCCTTATTAAAAAGGTCGATTTCTAACTACAATTTTAACATAGATAAAAGAGAAGAATCAAGTACTACTCTATAGGAATGCGCACCGCTTAGAGAGCGGCCACGCACACACTGTTATGTCGTTGGTGGCATTTAAATAGGGattattactgcaatgttctgccgcccgTGTGCAGCACAATCACACCACACAAACCACAGAGTAACTTATaaatactatgccttaaacagtttttttagaagtttttactatggcattgatgcatcaaagtggtttgtttacagaggcctacgGCGAAACGCGataatcaaaatttcgttatctggccTAATTTGCAAGAGTGAttgagaggcagataacgaaatttcgattttcgtgtttcgtggTAAGCCCTCGGAATGTGGCAGTGgtgccctctacgcagagttttgcgtaatatgcCCTATTCCATctcgttactttttttttatacctgtCTAGCAAATCaatttgttggcagaaaaaggCGAGATCAAACCTTATTCAAATTTGCTGCCTTTTTTAGTGACATAATGGTATATCAGACgatatattccttcaacagtcGAGTTGGAACAGATGTTGGGCCCCGCCGAGCTAGGAGACGCGCCCCCGTCGGCCCTCGACTGGCCGTGGGGGCACGCGCCGGGCGCGGGGCTCCGCAGGCACATCGGCACCGGGTCGGGGGGCTACGCGGACCACATCTTCCTGTACGCTGCTGAACAGCTGTTTGGAGAGACCAAGGCGGACCTGGTTTATAGGAATTTAAGGTTGGTAGAGATTTAAAACA is a genomic window containing:
- the LOC133521097 gene encoding probable cytosolic Fe-S cluster assembly factor GI11683, which produces MASRFSGALQLTDLDDFITPSQECIKPVKIEKPKTKTGSKIKIGADGYFDISEGREQKLQKVEITLADCLACSGCITSAESVLVTRQSQEELLKVFSERKHTDSKGVTQDVSVIVISLSPQPVLSLAARYKLEPEEAASRLAGYFKKLGADLVLDMTVAEDLVLLEAQQEFLQRYQNQQHEPTARHLPMLASSCPGWVCYAEKTHGSFILPHISTTKSPQQTMGSLVKQLLARRREVSPGAVYHVTVMPCYDKKLEASRDDFYSDLTNCHDVDCVITAIELEQMLGPAELGDAPPSALDWPWGHAPGAGLRRHIGTGSGGYADHIFLYAAEQLFGETKADLVYRNLRNPDFREVTLEKDGVEVLRFAIANGFRNIQNLVQKMKRGKSQYHYVEVMACPSGCLNGGAQVMIMFAGCLHGGAQVRPVAGESGRQLVAALEQLYRGLPVSVPADNKLARRLYTEWLDGRDSDKARAMLHTSYHAVEKSDVALNIKW